The Fragaria vesca subsp. vesca linkage group LG2, FraVesHawaii_1.0, whole genome shotgun sequence genome includes a window with the following:
- the LOC101300680 gene encoding probable gamma-secretase subunit PEN-2-like codes for RIQNSILFLSPSSSFWVFILRWKPPPIPQTLTRAQGFSSPCPLPPLWPTIDGPLGLSEEESVSYARRFYKFGFALLPLLWAVNCFYFWPALRNSRSFPLIHHYVLRSAVGFAVFTALLSSWALTFGIGGERLFGHVWDELVMYNLADRLGLTGWS; via the coding sequence CGAATACAAAATTCAATTCTCTTTCTAAGCCCGTCGTCGTCGTTTTGGGTTTTCATTCTCCGATGGAAGCCACCACCGATACCCCAAACCCTAACCCGAGCCCAAGGATTCTCCTCCCCTTGTCCTCTTCCCCCCCTGTGGCCCACCATCGACGGTCCTCTTGGTCTATCGGAGGAAGAATCCGTCAGCTACGCCCGTCGGTTCTACAAGTTCGGTTTTGCTCTGCTTCCGTTGCTTTGGGCCGTCAACTGCTTCTACTTCTGGCCCGCTCTCCGCAACTCCCGCTCTTTCCCTCTCATCCACCACTACGTTCTCAGATCCGCCGTCGGATTCGCCGTGTTCACTGCTCTGCTCTCGTCGTGGGCCCTTACCTTTGGGATCGGAGGAGAGCGTCTGTTCGGGCATGTCTGGGATGAGCTGGTCATGTATAACCTTGCTGATAGGCTTGGACTCACCGGATGGAGCTAA
- the LOC101302328 gene encoding uncharacterized protein LOC101302328: MELSSSLTQLTPLHHHRRPTTTVFSSLNDTPRHPHPHPDEPPDLTLRKHNSKSTALLLHRLSRLPNPSPTDLQHRRHLPPENKAFELSLLPKRTPQFPGSISGDSSPSPLLRDDDDEHRMIMRALEIRRKVTKEMFKEAMRTKGKFGITYATNLTETLADFIDYVMVEAAAMKRSPEFSNSTFNFRAKTVIENSEAVPCIRWLKHNSLSFPQIGKLICMSKGDLGSIRRRAEWLKSIHVKGRFIGVALVKGGECFLERSNEELDEIVEYLERNGVRRDWMGTVMSRCPELLSYSLEEVTARVGFYLDMGINLKDFGTMVFDYPRVLGYFSLDEMNQKVNYLKEFGLSTEDVGKLIAFRPQLMGCGIEERWKPLVKYLYYLGITRDGMRRMLTIKPILFCADLEKTIVPKVKFFQDIGIRDDAIGKMLVKFPPLLTYSLYKKIRPVVIFLITKAGVSDRDIGKVIALGPELLGCNIVHKLEVNVKYFRSLGIHLSTLGEMIADFPMLLRYNTDVLRPKYSYLRRTMVRPLRDLIEFPRFFSYSLEGRIIPRHKVLLENRINLKLRYMLTSTDAEFDKRIKNIVERRERFESGITNEDFSNTQLSEDDESPMKTCMLDDTETEAESIMFDDAQIEADSTVFNDNESEAESTVFNDTESELESIMFDVYESEAES; the protein is encoded by the exons ATGGAATTGTCTTCCTCACTCACTCAGCTCACTCCACTTCACCACCACCGCCGCCCAACCACCACCGTCTTCTCCTCTCTCAACGATACGCCACGTCATCCTCATCCTCATCCCGACGAACCCCCGGACCTCACTCTCCGCAAGCACAACTCCAAGTCCACCGCTCTCCTCCTCCACCGTCTCTCCCGCCTCCCTAACCCTAGCCCTACCGACCTCCAACACCGCCGCCACCTCCCTCCGGAGAACAAAGCCTTCGAGCTCTCCCTCCTCCCCAAACGTACTCCCCAGTTCCCCGGCTCCATCTCCGGCGACTCCTCCCCTTCGCCGCTCCTCCGCGACGACGACGACGAGCACCGGATGATAATGCGGGCTCTGGAGATTCGCCGGAAGGTCACCAAGGAAATGTTCAAGGAGGCTATGAGGACCAAAGGAAAATTCGGAATCACCTACGCCACCAATTTGACGGAGACCTTGGCCGACTTCATTGACTACGTCATGGTCGAAGCCGCGGCCATGAAACGCTCGCCGGAGTTCTCCAACTCCACTTTTAATTTTCGCGCCAAGACTGTTATCGAAAACTCCGAGGCTGTGCCCTGTATCAG GTGGTTGAAGCATAATTCACTTTCATTTCCCCAAATTGGGAAGCTCATTTGCATGTCAAAGGGAGACCTTGGGTCAATTAGAAGGCGTGCCGAGTGGTTGAAGTCGATTCATGTGAAGGGAAGGTTTATAGGGGTTGCGCTGGTGAAAGGTGGGGAATGTTTTCTGGAGCGGAGCAATGAGGAATTGGATGAGATTGTTGAGTATTTGGAGAGAAATGGAGTTAGGAGGGATTGGATGGGAACTGTGATGAGCCGATGTCCGGAGCTATTGTCATACAGTTTGGAGGAAGTGACCGCTCGTGTGGGGTTTTACTTGGATATGGGAATCAATCTCAAAGATTTCGGCACAATGGTCTTTGACTACCCCAGGGTACTTGGCTACTTTAGTCTAGACGAGATGAACCAAAAG GTGAACTATTTGAAGGAATTTGGCCTTAGTACTGAGGATGTTGGCAAATTGATAGCATTTAGGCCCCAGCTGATGGGTTGTGGAATAGAGGAAAGATGGAAGCCCCTAGTTAAGTATTTGTATTACCTTGGAATTACCCGAGATGGTATGAGGAGGATGCTTACCATTAAACCGATCCTTTTCTGTGCTGATTTGGAGAAGACCATTGTGCCAAAG GTAAAGTTTTTCCAGGACATAGGCATTCGAGATGATGCCATAGGAAAAATGCTTGTAAAGTTTCCTCCGTTGCTTACATACAGTCTATACAAGAAAATTCGGCCAGTG GTCATATTCTTAATTACAAAAGCTGGAGTTAGTGACAGGGATATTGGAAAGGTTATAGCTTTAGGGCCAGAGCTCTTGGGATGCAACATTGTGCACAAGCTTGAGGTTAACGTAAAATATTTTCGATCACTTGGCATACACCTTAGCACATTGGGTGAGATGATAGCTGACTTCCCCATGCTGCTCCGATACAATACAGATGTCCTCCGCCCAAAATACAGTTACCTGAGGAGAACTATGGTCCGCCCTTTGCGAGATCTCATCGAGTTTCCAAG GTTTTTCAGCTACTCTCTTGAGGGTCGAATAATTCCTAGGCACAAAGTTCTGCTAGAAAATCGCATCAATTTAAAACTGCGGTACATGCTCACTAGTACAGACGCAGAGTTTGACAAAAGGATCAAGAATATAGTGGAAAGGCGCGAAAGATTTGAATCTGGCATCACCAATGAGGACTTCTCAAATACCCAACTCAGTGAGGATGATGAGTCGCCCATGAAGACATGTATGCTTGATGACACTGAAACTGAGGCAGAATCAATAATGTTTGATGACGCTCAAATTGAGGCAGATTCAACAGTATTTAATGACAACGAAAGTGAGGCAGAATCAACTGTGTTCAATGACACTGAAAGTGAGTTAGAATCAATTATGTTTGATGTCTACGAAAGTGAGGCAGAATCATAA